A genomic segment from Takifugu rubripes chromosome 20, fTakRub1.2, whole genome shotgun sequence encodes:
- the mfn1b gene encoding mitofusin-1b isoform X1 yields MITTLINTMAAAPPLRRSDSALGDFSPLKHFVVAKKKIGAVFEQLLDYVKESSEFVSETCGNPALENIAKQDQNLEIQAYADKLFVIKEVLARRHMKVAFFGRTSNGKSTVVNAMLRDRVLPSGIGHTTNCFLSVEGTDEDKAYLKTEGSDEEKSIKTVNQLAHALHMDESLDAGCLVRVFWPKTKCALLRDDLVLVDSPGTDVTSQLDSWIDKFCLDADVFVLVANSESTLMNTEKHFFHKVNERLSKPNIFILNNRWDASANEPEYMEDVRKQHTDRCVNFLVEELKVVDRDQAPNHIFFVSAKEVLNSRMQRAQGMPETGGALAEGFRERLKEFQSFERRFEECISQSAVKTKFEQHTIRAKQITEKVKDIMDTINIEAAEKRVAALEDREYQMDRLEFVKNQLKLLIEDIKIKIKAISENVATKVSDAMAEEISRLHVLVDEFHSDFHPSLHVLKIYKSELLAHVEEGMGKNLAYRCSDAVYASVQSSQAYMIESMFPLLPSGVQTQGHMLVPSRKFDLSYDLNFATICNDFQENIEFQFSLGWKTLVHRFLGSVNAQRALKLMEQNLQSQSTLATTPSCGPASTVAPSNNEAAVMTQEDLMMVVATNIASLTSRTSMGAVIVVGVVYRAVGWKLIALSASLYGFLYLYERLMWTTKAKERCLKRQFVDYASEKLQLIVNFTSANCSHQVQQEMATTFARLCQQVDQTQKELDAEIRLLTTKTHQLETVQSRSKSLRHKATDLEKQLEEFTKQYLQPPQ; encoded by the exons ATGATAACTACACTG ATTAACACCATGGCTGCAGCCCCTCCTCTACGGCGCTCAGATTCAGCTCTGGGAGACTTTTCCCCCTTGAAGCACTTTGTTGTGGCAAAGAAGAAGATCGGAGCTGTATTTGAGCAGTTATTGGACTATGTGAAGGAATCTTCTGAGTTTGTTTCAG AAACCTGTGGAAATCCGGCGCTGGAGAACATCGCCAAGCAGGACCAGAATTTGGAGATTCAGGCATACGCGGACAAACTGTTTGTCATTAAGGAGGTGTTGGCACGCAGACATATGAAAGTGGCTTTTTTTGGCAG GACCAGTAATGGTAAAAGCACAGTGGTTAATGCCATGTTGAGGGACCGAGTGCTGCCCAGTGGAATTGGCCACACCACAAACTGCTTCCTGAGTGTGGAAGGCACCGATGAAGACAAAGCTTATTTGAAGACGGAGGGCTCTGATGAGGAGAAGAGCATCAAG ACCGTAAATCAGCTGGCTCACGCTCTCCACATGGATGAGAGCCTGGACGCCGGCTGTCTTGTCCGTGTGTTTTGGCCGAAGACCAAGTGTGCCCTTCTTCGAGATGATTTGGTGCTCGTAGACAG CCCGGGCACAGATGTCACATCACAACTGGACAGCTGGATCGACAAGTTCTGTCTGGACGCTGACGTCTTTGTTCTGGTGGCCAACTCTGAATCCACACTGATGAACACG gaaaaacatttttttcacaAAGTAAATGAACGTCTGTCAAAGCCCAACATCTTCATCCTTAACAACCGCTGGGACGCCTCTGCGAATGAGCCAGAGTACATGGAGGAT GTGAGGAAACAGCACACAGACCGCTGCGTGAACTTCCTAGTGGAGGAACTGAAGGTGGTGGATCGTGATCAGGCCCCCAACCACATCTTCTTCGTCTCTGCCAAAGAGGTGCTGAACTCTCGAATGCAGCGAGCGCAGGGCATGCCCGAAACAG GTGGAGCTTTGGCCGAAGGCTTCCGGGAGAGACTGAAGGAGTTTCAGAGCTTTGAGAGGAGGTTTGAg GAGTGTATCTCGCAGTCAGCAGTGAAAACAAAGTTTGAGCAGCACACGATCAGGGCCAAGCAGATCACAGAAAAAGTCAAGGACATCATGGACACCATTAACATCGAGGCAGCGGAGAAGAG AGTGGCAGCACTGGAGGACCGGGAGTACCAGATGGACCGACTGGAGTTTGTCAAAAACCAGCTCAAACTGCTGATCGAGGATATCAAGATTAAAATTAAGGCCATCAGTGAGAACGTGGCAACAAAG GTGTCTGACGCCATGGCGGAGGAGATCTCCCGCCTCCACGTGCTCGTAGACGAGTTCCACTCTGACTTCCACCCTTCGCTGCACGTCCTTAAGATTTACAAGTCT GAGTTGCTGGCTCACGTGGAGGAGGGGATGGGCAAAAACCTGGCCTATCGCTGCTCTGACGCCGTCTACGCTTCGGTCCAGTCCTCTCAGGCATACATGATCG AGAGCATGTTCCCCCTGCTTCCCTCTGGAGTCCAAACCCAAGGGCACATGTTGGTCCCCAGCAGGAAGTTTGACCTAAGCTATGACCTGAACTTCGCCACCATTTGCAACGACTTCCAGGAGAACATCGAGTTTCAGTTTTCGCTGGGCTGGAAAACACTAGTCCACCGCTTCCTGGGTTCCGTCAATGCACAGAGAGCCCTAAAACTGATGGAGCAGAACCTTCAGTCGCAG TCTACCCTGGCAACCACGCCGTCCTGTGGCCCCGCCTCCACAGTGGCTCCATCCAACAATGAGGCAGCTGTCATGACTCAGGAGGATCTGATGATGGTCGTGGCAACCAACATAGCATCTCTCACCTCCCGCACCTCGATGGGTGCCGTAATCGTTGTGGGAGTG GTGTATCGAGCGGTCGGCTGGAAGCTAATTGCTCTGTCAGCCTCTCTATACGGTTTTCTGTATCTCTACGAGAGGCTGATGTGGACCACGAAGGCCAAAGAGCGCTGTCTGAAGCGCCAGTTTGTGGACTACGCTAGCGAAAAGCTGCAGCTCATCGTCAACTTTACCAGCGCAAACTGCAGCCATCAGGTCCAACA GGAGATGGCTACGACCTTTGCCCGCCTCTGTCAGCAGGTGGACCAGACGCAGAAGGAGCTGGACGCCGAAATCCGCCTCCTGACAACCAAAACACATCAGCTGGAAACCGTCCAGAGTCGATCCAAGAGTCTCCG gcacAAAGCGACAGACCTggagaaacagctggaggagttcACGAAGCAGTACCTGCAGCCTCCACAGTGA
- the plaat1 gene encoding phospholipase A and acyltransferase 1 isoform X3, whose protein sequence is MDKQQQNTTPGDLIEIFRPAYQHWALYLGDGYIINLTPVDESPAAAVSSVKSVFSRKAVVRMQLLKEVVGSDSYRVNNKYDHNHTPLPICEIIQRAQVLIDQEVSYDLLGSNCHTGHWGHQFGDCCSECFLSPGTDQHTIQEQAFLTAAFTTSECFHPTFMLLL, encoded by the exons ATGGataaacaacagcaaaacacaACT CCTGGTGACCTTATTGAGATCTTCAGACCAGCTTATCAGCACTGGGCTCTCTACCTGGGAGATGGTTACATCATCAACTTGACTCCTGTCG ATGAAAGCCCTGCAGCCGCTGTGTCTAGTGTGAAGTCCGTCTTCAGCAGGAAGGCTGTGGTGCGCATGCAGCTCCTGAAGGAGGTGGTGGGCAGCGACTCGTACCGCGTTAACAACAAGTACGACCACAACCACACGCCTTTGCCTATCTGTGAAATCATCCAGAGAGCCCAAGTCCTCATCGATCAGGAAGTGTCCTATGACCTGCTGGGGAGCAACT GCCACACGGGCCATTGGGGCCATCAGTTTGGTGACTGCTGCAGCGAGTGCTTTCTCAGTCCTGGGACTGATCAACACACGATCCAGGAACAGGCCTTTCTGACAGCTGCCTTCACCACTTCAGAATGTTTTCATCCAACATTCATGTTGCTTTTATGA
- the plaat1 gene encoding phospholipase A and acyltransferase 1 isoform X1, producing the protein MDKQQQNTTMASNDPDLPDPSADPQPGDLIEIFRPAYQHWALYLGDGYIINLTPVDESPAAAVSSVKSVFSRKAVVRMQLLKEVVGSDSYRVNNKYDHNHTPLPICEIIQRAQVLIDQEVSYDLLGSNCHTGHWGHQFGDCCSECFLSPGTDQHTIQEQAFLTAAFTTSECFHPTFMLLL; encoded by the exons ATGGataaacaacagcaaaacacaACT ATGGCCTCTAATGACCCTGACCTCCCTGACCCCTCTGCTGACCCCCAGCCTGGTGACCTTATTGAGATCTTCAGACCAGCTTATCAGCACTGGGCTCTCTACCTGGGAGATGGTTACATCATCAACTTGACTCCTGTCG ATGAAAGCCCTGCAGCCGCTGTGTCTAGTGTGAAGTCCGTCTTCAGCAGGAAGGCTGTGGTGCGCATGCAGCTCCTGAAGGAGGTGGTGGGCAGCGACTCGTACCGCGTTAACAACAAGTACGACCACAACCACACGCCTTTGCCTATCTGTGAAATCATCCAGAGAGCCCAAGTCCTCATCGATCAGGAAGTGTCCTATGACCTGCTGGGGAGCAACT GCCACACGGGCCATTGGGGCCATCAGTTTGGTGACTGCTGCAGCGAGTGCTTTCTCAGTCCTGGGACTGATCAACACACGATCCAGGAACAGGCCTTTCTGACAGCTGCCTTCACCACTTCAGAATGTTTTCATCCAACATTCATGTTGCTTTTATGA
- the LOC101066063 gene encoding guanine nucleotide-binding protein subunit beta-4 isoform X1, which translates to MSELEQLRQEAEQLRNQIRDARKACSDSTLSQITAGLDSVGRIQMRTRRTLRGHLAKIYAMHWGSDSSDGSPRLLVSASQDGKLIIWDSYTTNKMHAIPLRSSWVMTCAYAPSGNYVACGGLDNICSIYSLKTREGNVRVTRELPGHTGYLSCCRFLDDNQILTSSGDTTCALWDIETGQQATTFSGHTGDVMSLSLSPDYKTFVSGACDATSKLWDIRDGMCRQSFTGHVSDINAVAFFPNGNAFGTGSDDATCRLFDLRADQELMMYSHDNIICGITSVAFSKSGRLLLAGYDDFNCNVWDTLKGERAGVLAGHDNRVSCLGVTKDGMAVATGSWDSFLRIWN; encoded by the exons ATCACAGCTGGTCTGGACTCGGTGGGCCGGATACAGATGCGGACACGACGCACACTCAGAGGCCACCTGGCCAAGATCTATGCAATGCACTGGGGGAGCGACTCGAG TGACGGAAGTCCCAG ATTACTCGTCAGTGCCTCACAAGATGGAAAGCTAATCATCTGGGACAGCTACACAACAAACAAG ATGCATGCGATCCCTCTGCGCTCCTCCTGGGTGATGACATGCGCCTACGCCCCCTCTGGGAATTATGTGGCCTGTGGAGGCCTGGACAATATCTGTTCTATATACAGTCTGAAGACCCGCGAGGGCAACGTACGCGTTACCAGAGAGCTGCCAGGACACACAG gTTATTTGTCCTGCTGCCGTTTCCTGGATGATAACCAGATATTGACGAGCTCTGGAGACACCACCTG tgcattgtgggacatAGAGACCGGCCAACAGGCCACTACCTTCAGTGGCCATACAGGGGACGTCATGAGTTTGTCTCTAAGCCCAGACTACAAGACCTTTGTGTCAGGAGCCTGCGACGCCACCTCCAAGCTGTGGGACATTCGTGACGGCATGTGCAGGCAGTCCTTCACCGGCCACGTCTCTGACATCAACGCAGTCGCG ttcttcCCCAACGGGAACGCCTTTGGCACAGGCTCTGATGACGCCACCTGCAGGCTGTTCGACCTGCGCGCTGACCAGGAGCTGATGATGTACAGCCATGACAACATCATCTGTGGCATCACCTCTGTGGCTTTCTCCAAGAGCGGGCGCCTGCTCCTGGCAGGCTACGATGACTTCAACTGCAATGTCTGGGACACCCTGAAGGGCGAGCGTGCAG GTGTACTTGCGGGCCATGACAACAGAGTGAGTTGCTTAGGAGTGACAAAAGATGGGATGGCTGTGGCCACCGGCTCCTGGGACAGTTTCCTCCGAATCTGGAACTAA
- the plaat1 gene encoding phospholipase A and acyltransferase 1 isoform X2 produces the protein MDKQQQNTTMASNDPDLPDPSADPQPGDLIEIFRPAYQHWALYLGDGYIINLTPVDESPAAAVSSVKSVFSRKAVVRMQLLKEVVGSDSYRVNNKYDHNHTPLPICEIIQRAQVLIDQEVSYDLLGSNCEHFVTLLRYGEGVSEQATRAIGAISLVTAAASAFSVLGLINTRSRNRPF, from the exons ATGGataaacaacagcaaaacacaACT ATGGCCTCTAATGACCCTGACCTCCCTGACCCCTCTGCTGACCCCCAGCCTGGTGACCTTATTGAGATCTTCAGACCAGCTTATCAGCACTGGGCTCTCTACCTGGGAGATGGTTACATCATCAACTTGACTCCTGTCG ATGAAAGCCCTGCAGCCGCTGTGTCTAGTGTGAAGTCCGTCTTCAGCAGGAAGGCTGTGGTGCGCATGCAGCTCCTGAAGGAGGTGGTGGGCAGCGACTCGTACCGCGTTAACAACAAGTACGACCACAACCACACGCCTTTGCCTATCTGTGAAATCATCCAGAGAGCCCAAGTCCTCATCGATCAGGAAGTGTCCTATGACCTGCTGGGGAGCAACTGTGAGCACTTTGTTACCCTTCTGCGCTACGGGGAGGGGGTGTCCGAGCAG GCCACACGGGCCATTGGGGCCATCAGTTTGGTGACTGCTGCAGCGAGTGCTTTCTCAGTCCTGGGACTGATCAACACACGATCCAGGAACAGGCCTTTCTGA
- the LOC101066063 gene encoding guanine nucleotide-binding protein subunit beta-4 isoform X2, producing MSELEQLRQEAEQLRNQIRDARKACSDSTLSQITAGLDSVGRIQMRTRRTLRGHLAKIYAMHWGSDSRLLVSASQDGKLIIWDSYTTNKMHAIPLRSSWVMTCAYAPSGNYVACGGLDNICSIYSLKTREGNVRVTRELPGHTGYLSCCRFLDDNQILTSSGDTTCALWDIETGQQATTFSGHTGDVMSLSLSPDYKTFVSGACDATSKLWDIRDGMCRQSFTGHVSDINAVAFFPNGNAFGTGSDDATCRLFDLRADQELMMYSHDNIICGITSVAFSKSGRLLLAGYDDFNCNVWDTLKGERAGVLAGHDNRVSCLGVTKDGMAVATGSWDSFLRIWN from the exons ATCACAGCTGGTCTGGACTCGGTGGGCCGGATACAGATGCGGACACGACGCACACTCAGAGGCCACCTGGCCAAGATCTATGCAATGCACTGGGGGAGCGACTCGAG ATTACTCGTCAGTGCCTCACAAGATGGAAAGCTAATCATCTGGGACAGCTACACAACAAACAAG ATGCATGCGATCCCTCTGCGCTCCTCCTGGGTGATGACATGCGCCTACGCCCCCTCTGGGAATTATGTGGCCTGTGGAGGCCTGGACAATATCTGTTCTATATACAGTCTGAAGACCCGCGAGGGCAACGTACGCGTTACCAGAGAGCTGCCAGGACACACAG gTTATTTGTCCTGCTGCCGTTTCCTGGATGATAACCAGATATTGACGAGCTCTGGAGACACCACCTG tgcattgtgggacatAGAGACCGGCCAACAGGCCACTACCTTCAGTGGCCATACAGGGGACGTCATGAGTTTGTCTCTAAGCCCAGACTACAAGACCTTTGTGTCAGGAGCCTGCGACGCCACCTCCAAGCTGTGGGACATTCGTGACGGCATGTGCAGGCAGTCCTTCACCGGCCACGTCTCTGACATCAACGCAGTCGCG ttcttcCCCAACGGGAACGCCTTTGGCACAGGCTCTGATGACGCCACCTGCAGGCTGTTCGACCTGCGCGCTGACCAGGAGCTGATGATGTACAGCCATGACAACATCATCTGTGGCATCACCTCTGTGGCTTTCTCCAAGAGCGGGCGCCTGCTCCTGGCAGGCTACGATGACTTCAACTGCAATGTCTGGGACACCCTGAAGGGCGAGCGTGCAG GTGTACTTGCGGGCCATGACAACAGAGTGAGTTGCTTAGGAGTGACAAAAGATGGGATGGCTGTGGCCACCGGCTCCTGGGACAGTTTCCTCCGAATCTGGAACTAA
- the mfn1b gene encoding mitofusin-1b isoform X2 has protein sequence MITTLINTMAAAPPLRRSDSALGDFSPLKHFVVAKKKIGAVFEQLLDYVKESSEFVSETCGNPALENIAKQDQNLEIQAYADKLFVIKEVLARRHMKVAFFGRTSNGKSTVVNAMLRDRVLPSGIGHTTNCFLSVEGTDEDKAYLKTEGSDEEKSIKTVNQLAHALHMDESLDAGCLVRVFWPKTKCALLRDDLVLVDSPGTDVTSQLDSWIDKFCLDADVFVLVANSESTLMNTEKHFFHKVNERLSKPNIFILNNRWDASANEPEYMEDVRKQHTDRCVNFLVEELKVVDRDQAPNHIFFVSAKEVLNSRMQRAQGMPETGGALAEGFRERLKEFQSFERRFEECISQSAVKTKFEQHTIRAKQITEKVKDIMDTINIEAAEKRVAALEDREYQMDRLEFVKNQLKLLIEDIKIKIKAISENVATKVSDAMAEEISRLHVLVDEFHSDFHPSLHVLKIYKSELLAHVEEGMGKNLAYRCSDAVYASVQSSQAYMIESMFPLLPSGVQTQGHMLVPSRKFDLSYDLNFATICNDFQENIEFQFSLGWKTLVHRFLGSVNAQRALKLMEQNLQSQSTLATTPSCGPASTVAPSNNEAAVMTQEDLMMVVATNIASLTSRTSMGAVIVVGVVYRAVGWKLIALSASLYGFLYLYERLMWTTKAKERCLKRQFVDYASEKLQLIVNFTSANCSHQVQQEMATTFARLCQQVDQTQKELDAEIRLLTTKTHQLETVQSRSKSLRFLLLSQNVLVVPQRVSPSLVQ, from the exons ATGATAACTACACTG ATTAACACCATGGCTGCAGCCCCTCCTCTACGGCGCTCAGATTCAGCTCTGGGAGACTTTTCCCCCTTGAAGCACTTTGTTGTGGCAAAGAAGAAGATCGGAGCTGTATTTGAGCAGTTATTGGACTATGTGAAGGAATCTTCTGAGTTTGTTTCAG AAACCTGTGGAAATCCGGCGCTGGAGAACATCGCCAAGCAGGACCAGAATTTGGAGATTCAGGCATACGCGGACAAACTGTTTGTCATTAAGGAGGTGTTGGCACGCAGACATATGAAAGTGGCTTTTTTTGGCAG GACCAGTAATGGTAAAAGCACAGTGGTTAATGCCATGTTGAGGGACCGAGTGCTGCCCAGTGGAATTGGCCACACCACAAACTGCTTCCTGAGTGTGGAAGGCACCGATGAAGACAAAGCTTATTTGAAGACGGAGGGCTCTGATGAGGAGAAGAGCATCAAG ACCGTAAATCAGCTGGCTCACGCTCTCCACATGGATGAGAGCCTGGACGCCGGCTGTCTTGTCCGTGTGTTTTGGCCGAAGACCAAGTGTGCCCTTCTTCGAGATGATTTGGTGCTCGTAGACAG CCCGGGCACAGATGTCACATCACAACTGGACAGCTGGATCGACAAGTTCTGTCTGGACGCTGACGTCTTTGTTCTGGTGGCCAACTCTGAATCCACACTGATGAACACG gaaaaacatttttttcacaAAGTAAATGAACGTCTGTCAAAGCCCAACATCTTCATCCTTAACAACCGCTGGGACGCCTCTGCGAATGAGCCAGAGTACATGGAGGAT GTGAGGAAACAGCACACAGACCGCTGCGTGAACTTCCTAGTGGAGGAACTGAAGGTGGTGGATCGTGATCAGGCCCCCAACCACATCTTCTTCGTCTCTGCCAAAGAGGTGCTGAACTCTCGAATGCAGCGAGCGCAGGGCATGCCCGAAACAG GTGGAGCTTTGGCCGAAGGCTTCCGGGAGAGACTGAAGGAGTTTCAGAGCTTTGAGAGGAGGTTTGAg GAGTGTATCTCGCAGTCAGCAGTGAAAACAAAGTTTGAGCAGCACACGATCAGGGCCAAGCAGATCACAGAAAAAGTCAAGGACATCATGGACACCATTAACATCGAGGCAGCGGAGAAGAG AGTGGCAGCACTGGAGGACCGGGAGTACCAGATGGACCGACTGGAGTTTGTCAAAAACCAGCTCAAACTGCTGATCGAGGATATCAAGATTAAAATTAAGGCCATCAGTGAGAACGTGGCAACAAAG GTGTCTGACGCCATGGCGGAGGAGATCTCCCGCCTCCACGTGCTCGTAGACGAGTTCCACTCTGACTTCCACCCTTCGCTGCACGTCCTTAAGATTTACAAGTCT GAGTTGCTGGCTCACGTGGAGGAGGGGATGGGCAAAAACCTGGCCTATCGCTGCTCTGACGCCGTCTACGCTTCGGTCCAGTCCTCTCAGGCATACATGATCG AGAGCATGTTCCCCCTGCTTCCCTCTGGAGTCCAAACCCAAGGGCACATGTTGGTCCCCAGCAGGAAGTTTGACCTAAGCTATGACCTGAACTTCGCCACCATTTGCAACGACTTCCAGGAGAACATCGAGTTTCAGTTTTCGCTGGGCTGGAAAACACTAGTCCACCGCTTCCTGGGTTCCGTCAATGCACAGAGAGCCCTAAAACTGATGGAGCAGAACCTTCAGTCGCAG TCTACCCTGGCAACCACGCCGTCCTGTGGCCCCGCCTCCACAGTGGCTCCATCCAACAATGAGGCAGCTGTCATGACTCAGGAGGATCTGATGATGGTCGTGGCAACCAACATAGCATCTCTCACCTCCCGCACCTCGATGGGTGCCGTAATCGTTGTGGGAGTG GTGTATCGAGCGGTCGGCTGGAAGCTAATTGCTCTGTCAGCCTCTCTATACGGTTTTCTGTATCTCTACGAGAGGCTGATGTGGACCACGAAGGCCAAAGAGCGCTGTCTGAAGCGCCAGTTTGTGGACTACGCTAGCGAAAAGCTGCAGCTCATCGTCAACTTTACCAGCGCAAACTGCAGCCATCAGGTCCAACA GGAGATGGCTACGACCTTTGCCCGCCTCTGTCAGCAGGTGGACCAGACGCAGAAGGAGCTGGACGCCGAAATCCGCCTCCTGACAACCAAAACACATCAGCTGGAAACCGTCCAGAGTCGATCCAAGAGTCTCCG GTTCCTCCTACTATCCCAAAACGTGCTTGTTGTCCCTCAGCGTGTGTCCCCGTCTCTCGTCCAGTGA
- the mfn1b gene encoding mitofusin-1b isoform X3 translates to MAAAPPLRRSDSALGDFSPLKHFVVAKKKIGAVFEQLLDYVKESSEFVSETCGNPALENIAKQDQNLEIQAYADKLFVIKEVLARRHMKVAFFGRTSNGKSTVVNAMLRDRVLPSGIGHTTNCFLSVEGTDEDKAYLKTEGSDEEKSIKTVNQLAHALHMDESLDAGCLVRVFWPKTKCALLRDDLVLVDSPGTDVTSQLDSWIDKFCLDADVFVLVANSESTLMNTEKHFFHKVNERLSKPNIFILNNRWDASANEPEYMEDVRKQHTDRCVNFLVEELKVVDRDQAPNHIFFVSAKEVLNSRMQRAQGMPETGGALAEGFRERLKEFQSFERRFEECISQSAVKTKFEQHTIRAKQITEKVKDIMDTINIEAAEKRVAALEDREYQMDRLEFVKNQLKLLIEDIKIKIKAISENVATKVSDAMAEEISRLHVLVDEFHSDFHPSLHVLKIYKSELLAHVEEGMGKNLAYRCSDAVYASVQSSQAYMIESMFPLLPSGVQTQGHMLVPSRKFDLSYDLNFATICNDFQENIEFQFSLGWKTLVHRFLGSVNAQRALKLMEQNLQSQSTLATTPSCGPASTVAPSNNEAAVMTQEDLMMVVATNIASLTSRTSMGAVIVVGVVYRAVGWKLIALSASLYGFLYLYERLMWTTKAKERCLKRQFVDYASEKLQLIVNFTSANCSHQVQQEMATTFARLCQQVDQTQKELDAEIRLLTTKTHQLETVQSRSKSLRHKATDLEKQLEEFTKQYLQPPQ, encoded by the exons ATGGCTGCAGCCCCTCCTCTACGGCGCTCAGATTCAGCTCTGGGAGACTTTTCCCCCTTGAAGCACTTTGTTGTGGCAAAGAAGAAGATCGGAGCTGTATTTGAGCAGTTATTGGACTATGTGAAGGAATCTTCTGAGTTTGTTTCAG AAACCTGTGGAAATCCGGCGCTGGAGAACATCGCCAAGCAGGACCAGAATTTGGAGATTCAGGCATACGCGGACAAACTGTTTGTCATTAAGGAGGTGTTGGCACGCAGACATATGAAAGTGGCTTTTTTTGGCAG GACCAGTAATGGTAAAAGCACAGTGGTTAATGCCATGTTGAGGGACCGAGTGCTGCCCAGTGGAATTGGCCACACCACAAACTGCTTCCTGAGTGTGGAAGGCACCGATGAAGACAAAGCTTATTTGAAGACGGAGGGCTCTGATGAGGAGAAGAGCATCAAG ACCGTAAATCAGCTGGCTCACGCTCTCCACATGGATGAGAGCCTGGACGCCGGCTGTCTTGTCCGTGTGTTTTGGCCGAAGACCAAGTGTGCCCTTCTTCGAGATGATTTGGTGCTCGTAGACAG CCCGGGCACAGATGTCACATCACAACTGGACAGCTGGATCGACAAGTTCTGTCTGGACGCTGACGTCTTTGTTCTGGTGGCCAACTCTGAATCCACACTGATGAACACG gaaaaacatttttttcacaAAGTAAATGAACGTCTGTCAAAGCCCAACATCTTCATCCTTAACAACCGCTGGGACGCCTCTGCGAATGAGCCAGAGTACATGGAGGAT GTGAGGAAACAGCACACAGACCGCTGCGTGAACTTCCTAGTGGAGGAACTGAAGGTGGTGGATCGTGATCAGGCCCCCAACCACATCTTCTTCGTCTCTGCCAAAGAGGTGCTGAACTCTCGAATGCAGCGAGCGCAGGGCATGCCCGAAACAG GTGGAGCTTTGGCCGAAGGCTTCCGGGAGAGACTGAAGGAGTTTCAGAGCTTTGAGAGGAGGTTTGAg GAGTGTATCTCGCAGTCAGCAGTGAAAACAAAGTTTGAGCAGCACACGATCAGGGCCAAGCAGATCACAGAAAAAGTCAAGGACATCATGGACACCATTAACATCGAGGCAGCGGAGAAGAG AGTGGCAGCACTGGAGGACCGGGAGTACCAGATGGACCGACTGGAGTTTGTCAAAAACCAGCTCAAACTGCTGATCGAGGATATCAAGATTAAAATTAAGGCCATCAGTGAGAACGTGGCAACAAAG GTGTCTGACGCCATGGCGGAGGAGATCTCCCGCCTCCACGTGCTCGTAGACGAGTTCCACTCTGACTTCCACCCTTCGCTGCACGTCCTTAAGATTTACAAGTCT GAGTTGCTGGCTCACGTGGAGGAGGGGATGGGCAAAAACCTGGCCTATCGCTGCTCTGACGCCGTCTACGCTTCGGTCCAGTCCTCTCAGGCATACATGATCG AGAGCATGTTCCCCCTGCTTCCCTCTGGAGTCCAAACCCAAGGGCACATGTTGGTCCCCAGCAGGAAGTTTGACCTAAGCTATGACCTGAACTTCGCCACCATTTGCAACGACTTCCAGGAGAACATCGAGTTTCAGTTTTCGCTGGGCTGGAAAACACTAGTCCACCGCTTCCTGGGTTCCGTCAATGCACAGAGAGCCCTAAAACTGATGGAGCAGAACCTTCAGTCGCAG TCTACCCTGGCAACCACGCCGTCCTGTGGCCCCGCCTCCACAGTGGCTCCATCCAACAATGAGGCAGCTGTCATGACTCAGGAGGATCTGATGATGGTCGTGGCAACCAACATAGCATCTCTCACCTCCCGCACCTCGATGGGTGCCGTAATCGTTGTGGGAGTG GTGTATCGAGCGGTCGGCTGGAAGCTAATTGCTCTGTCAGCCTCTCTATACGGTTTTCTGTATCTCTACGAGAGGCTGATGTGGACCACGAAGGCCAAAGAGCGCTGTCTGAAGCGCCAGTTTGTGGACTACGCTAGCGAAAAGCTGCAGCTCATCGTCAACTTTACCAGCGCAAACTGCAGCCATCAGGTCCAACA GGAGATGGCTACGACCTTTGCCCGCCTCTGTCAGCAGGTGGACCAGACGCAGAAGGAGCTGGACGCCGAAATCCGCCTCCTGACAACCAAAACACATCAGCTGGAAACCGTCCAGAGTCGATCCAAGAGTCTCCG gcacAAAGCGACAGACCTggagaaacagctggaggagttcACGAAGCAGTACCTGCAGCCTCCACAGTGA